In the genome of Bordetella avium, the window CGATATTGATAGCTCTGAAACCCACTGGAGCGCGCCAGATAGGGGCGCAGCGCCGAGTATTCCGGCGGCGTCATGGTGGCCAGCACATCCCAGGCATGGACCAACTGCTCCATGATTTTGCTCACACGGGCCAGCATTTTGAAGGCAGGTGGCAGTTGATCGTTGCGAATCTGGCGGATGGCGGCGCGCAATTCATGCAGCATCAGCTTCATCCAGAGTTCACTGGTCTGGTGCTGAATGATGAACAGCATCTCGTTGTGTTCGGGCGACATCGGATGCTGGGCGCTCAAGAGCGCGTCAAGATCCAGATAATCACCATAGGTCATGTCTTTGCGGAAATCGAGCTGGGCGTTTTCCTGGTGGACGATGTCTTCGGGCTTGCTCATGGCAGGGTCTCGTGGTCGGGTCTACCCCGCCTGCGGCGCAGGGGCGGCAGGCGGGGTGAGGAGGGCTTGCGAGTCTGGCGTTGGGCGGGGGATCAGCCCAGTTCGCGCAACACGGCGCGCACCGGACTGGCATCAGCCTGAACCAGCGCGAGCGGCAGGGCGATCAATTCGTAGTCGCCCGGCTCGACCGTGTCGAGCACCAGGTTTTCCAGAACGCGGATATCGCGCCGCAGAATGACGTGGTGGCTGTCCAGGGTTTTGCTGGTGGCGGGGTCGATGCTGGGCGTATCGATGCCGATCAGGCGGACCCCGAGGCTTGCCAGCCATTCGATGGTTTGCGGGGCGTAGGCCGAGAAATCATCCGTCCACCAATGGACAGCCGCGTGCTGCGCTGTCCGTACCAGCACACGCTCGGGCATATCATCGGCTGCGTGAGCCAGGTGCTCGGGCAGGATCAAGGGGCCGCAGTCGAGCGCATGAATAACGCGGCAGGGGCCCAGGAAAGGTTCCAGCGGCAGGCAGCCGGCCGCCGCCGCACCGTTGGCATAATGCAGCGGGGCATCGGCATGAGCGCCGATATGGGGCGACATGGTGATTTCACTGACATTGACCGGACATTCGGGCGAGAGTTGCCATTTCCATTGCTGACGATAGGGCGTATCGCCCGGAAAAATGGGCGACTGGCTTGAAATCGGCGGCGAAATGTCCCAAAGGCGCTTCATGAAAGCTCGGTATAACTATCCGTCGCGTAGTCTACCGAACCGTACGCTGTCGGCCTAGCGGCTTTTTTGTGCCGGCAGGCTCGAATGTCGGGGGCGGCTGCTCAGATCAGGCCGCGCTCGGCCATCGATAGGGCCTGGTCTCGCGCTACGATGATGTGGTCCACGAGCCGGATGTCCACCAGGGCCAGGGCCTGGCTCAATTGCTGCGTAAAGGCGCAATCGGCGGCGCTGGGCTGCGGATTGCCGGAAGGGTGGTTGTGCGCCAGGATGATCGCGCCGGCATGCAGCCGCAGCGCTTCACGAACCACTTCCCGCGGAAAAACCGAGGCGCGTCCCAGGGTGCCGCGCTCCAGTTCGCCGCAGGCCAGCAATTGCAGTTGCTGGTCGAGATAAAGGGCAATGCAGTGTTCCACTGGCTGGTGGGCCAGGGCGGTGAGGCAATAGCGCCGCACCTCTTCCGGGTGTTTCATGGCCTGGCGCCCGAGCAGGGTTTCTTCGATGCTGCGGCGTGACAGCTCAGGCGCCACCAGCAGCGAGCAGGCCTTGGCCACCCCCAGCCCGGGTTCGGTGCATAACTCTTGTGCGGAAAGGGCAAATATCCCGCGCAGCCCCCCATGGCGGGTGAGCAGGCGCTGGGCCAATTCCAGGGCGTTGCACCCATGTCTGCCGGTGCGCAGGCAGAGCGCAAGCAGTTCGGCATCGTTCAATAATGGCGCGCCCAGACGCAGCAGCCGTTCTCTCGGGCGCTGGCAGGGGAGCAGGGTATCGGGCAGGTTCATGCGGTAGGCTCTAAAATGTCTGATTCTCGGTTGCTGACATGATGGCGCTGCCTGGCGCCCGATACCCCTCACTATGACTGTTTCGATCCATTCGGACTCCTACTTGACCCTGCACTATCGTGTCGTCTTGGCCTCAGGCCCGGCCGAAGGCTCGGTCTTCAGCGATACCTTTGATGGCCGTCCGGCCACTTTGCAGATGGGCACGGGCCAATGGGCTCCGGGTATGGAAGCCGCTTTGCTGGGCCGCGCCGAAGGTGAGAAATTCAGCTTCACGCTTGAGCCCGCGCAGGCTTACGGCGACCGTAATCCTGATCTGCTTCAGAAAGTCACGCGCAGCATGTTGTCGCAGCACGCGGGGGAGGACGCCAGCTTCAGTCCTGGCGATCTGGTCGAGTTTGCCGCTCCTAATGGTGGTCGCTATTCCGGCGTTCTGAAAGAAATCAATGATGAATGGGCCTTGTTTGATTTCAACCATCCTCTGGCCGGCACCCGGCTGAGGGTCGATGTCGATATTCTCGGAGTGCTTTGATGAGCCGGATTCTCCAGCCTGTAACCGCTGCGGATGCCGAAGTGCTGCTGGCGCAGCCGCGCGGCTTTTGTGCGGGCGTTGATCGCGCTATCGAAATCGTCGAGCGCGCTCTGGAGTTGCATGGCGCGCCGATCTACGTGCGCCA includes:
- a CDS encoding FKBP-type peptidyl-prolyl cis-trans isomerase is translated as MTVSIHSDSYLTLHYRVVLASGPAEGSVFSDTFDGRPATLQMGTGQWAPGMEAALLGRAEGEKFSFTLEPAQAYGDRNPDLLQKVTRSMLSQHAGEDASFSPGDLVEFAAPNGGRYSGVLKEINDEWALFDFNHPLAGTRLRVDVDILGVL
- the kynB gene encoding arylformamidase, whose amino-acid sequence is MKRLWDISPPISSQSPIFPGDTPYRQQWKWQLSPECPVNVSEITMSPHIGAHADAPLHYANGAAAAGCLPLEPFLGPCRVIHALDCGPLILPEHLAHAADDMPERVLVRTAQHAAVHWWTDDFSAYAPQTIEWLASLGVRLIGIDTPSIDPATSKTLDSHHVILRRDIRVLENLVLDTVEPGDYELIALPLALVQADASPVRAVLRELG
- the radC gene encoding RadC family protein encodes the protein MNLPDTLLPCQRPRERLLRLGAPLLNDAELLALCLRTGRHGCNALELAQRLLTRHGGLRGIFALSAQELCTEPGLGVAKACSLLVAPELSRRSIEETLLGRQAMKHPEEVRRYCLTALAHQPVEHCIALYLDQQLQLLACGELERGTLGRASVFPREVVREALRLHAGAIILAHNHPSGNPQPSAADCAFTQQLSQALALVDIRLVDHIIVARDQALSMAERGLI